One window from the genome of Mumia sp. ZJ1417 encodes:
- a CDS encoding carbohydrate kinase family protein, translating to MARILVVGDVVDDLIVRPLTAVTPASDTPAVIRRRDGGSAANVSAWLGWQGADVMFVGRAGHDGAERHTEALARFDVQARIAADGEQDTATIVITLDAVGERTMYVDRGANSALTTKDVPLSAWKDVRWLHLTGYTFFDPVTRPVAQELVARARDRGVTVSLDPGSVAFLREAGVEEFARWTSGVDVVLPNLDELRCMTGEDEPDRAVLELSRWYPTVVATLGASGSVQMTPDGFLVRQRAEVAEVEDLTGAGDAFAAGFIAASADGLEPQQALRRGAEAAAIAVSRTGARPVLGEVRSAL from the coding sequence ATGGCGCGCATCCTCGTGGTCGGTGACGTGGTCGACGACCTCATCGTCCGTCCGCTCACCGCCGTCACCCCGGCGAGCGACACTCCTGCCGTGATCCGCCGCCGCGACGGTGGATCCGCGGCCAACGTCTCGGCCTGGCTCGGCTGGCAGGGCGCCGACGTCATGTTCGTCGGCAGGGCGGGCCATGACGGCGCGGAGCGGCACACCGAGGCGCTGGCGCGCTTCGACGTCCAGGCGCGCATCGCCGCGGACGGGGAGCAAGACACCGCGACGATCGTGATCACGCTCGACGCGGTCGGTGAGCGGACCATGTACGTCGACCGCGGCGCCAACAGCGCCCTCACGACCAAGGACGTGCCGCTGTCGGCGTGGAAGGACGTGCGCTGGCTCCACCTGACCGGCTACACGTTCTTCGACCCGGTGACCCGTCCGGTCGCGCAGGAGCTGGTCGCCCGTGCTCGGGACCGCGGGGTGACGGTGTCTCTGGACCCGGGCTCGGTCGCGTTCCTGCGCGAGGCGGGGGTGGAGGAGTTCGCGCGGTGGACGTCAGGCGTCGACGTCGTGCTGCCCAACCTCGACGAGCTGCGGTGCATGACCGGGGAGGACGAGCCCGACCGTGCGGTGCTGGAGCTGTCCCGTTGGTATCCGACGGTCGTCGCGACGCTCGGTGCGTCGGGATCGGTGCAGATGACGCCCGACGGCTTCCTCGTACGGCAGCGTGCCGAGGTCGCCGAGGTCGAAGACCTCACCGGTGCCGGCGACGCGTTCGCCGCGGGGTTCATCGCCGCGAGTGCGGACGGCCTCGAACCGCAGCAGGCGCTGCGTCGGGGTGCCGAGGCGGCCGCGATCGCGGTGTCCCGTACGGGCGCGCGCCCTGTCCTCGGCGAGGTCAGGTCCGCGCTCTAG
- a CDS encoding pseudouridine-5'-phosphate glycosidase, with the protein MQILPEVADAIAAGRPVVALESTIISHGLPRPRNLQAARDFEQILRDRDVVPATIAVVDGEPRVGLDEKALEKIALDESVVKVSVRDLPVAIATGASGATTVAATAYLAAQAGIRVFSTGGLGGVHRGASTTFDESADLTVLAHTPITVVSAGVKSILDIPATLERLETLSVTVVGYGTDQFPSFWLTESGETLDWAVPDAGGVAAVMAANDALGRSSAVLVANPLPYDKQLDPQVHHDALAQALAEAERDAITGKDVSPYLLARIVELTSGSSLEVNLDIAANNIAVGAEIARAWSAR; encoded by the coding sequence ATGCAGATCCTTCCTGAGGTCGCCGACGCCATCGCTGCCGGTCGACCCGTCGTCGCGCTCGAGTCCACGATCATCTCGCACGGACTCCCGCGCCCCCGAAACCTCCAGGCCGCTCGTGACTTCGAGCAGATCCTCCGCGACCGCGACGTCGTCCCCGCCACGATCGCGGTCGTCGATGGCGAACCGCGTGTGGGGCTGGACGAGAAGGCGCTGGAGAAGATCGCGCTCGACGAGTCCGTGGTGAAGGTCAGCGTCCGGGATCTCCCCGTGGCGATAGCGACCGGCGCGTCCGGCGCGACCACGGTGGCGGCCACGGCCTACCTGGCTGCGCAGGCGGGCATCCGGGTCTTCTCCACCGGCGGCCTCGGGGGAGTGCACCGCGGGGCCAGCACGACGTTCGACGAGTCGGCCGACCTCACCGTGCTCGCGCACACCCCGATCACCGTCGTCTCGGCGGGAGTGAAGTCGATCCTCGACATCCCCGCGACGCTCGAGCGGCTCGAGACGCTCAGCGTGACCGTCGTCGGCTACGGGACGGACCAGTTCCCGAGCTTCTGGCTGACGGAGTCCGGGGAGACCCTCGACTGGGCCGTCCCCGACGCGGGGGGTGTGGCCGCGGTGATGGCGGCCAACGACGCCCTCGGCCGCAGCAGCGCCGTCCTCGTCGCCAACCCGCTGCCGTACGACAAGCAGCTCGATCCACAGGTGCACCACGACGCGTTGGCCCAGGCGCTCGCCGAGGCCGAGCGGGACGCGATCACCGGCAAGGACGTCAGCCCGTACCTCCTCGCACGCATCGTCGAGCTCACCAGCGGCTCGAGCCTCGAGGTCAACCTCGACATCGCGGCCAACAACATCGCGGTGGGCGCCGAGATCGCGCGGGCCTGGAGCGCTCGCTAG
- the dcd gene encoding dCTP deaminase — MLLSDRDIRTELDNGRIELDPYDDAMMQPSSIDVRLDKFFRVFENHRYPHIDPAEDQSDLTKEVTAADGAPFILHPGEFVLGSTYERVALPVDVAARVEGKSSLGRLGLLTHATAGFVDPGFNGHVTLELANVATLPIKLYPGMKIGQLCFFRLSSPAEHPYGSEKYGSRYQGQRGPTPSRSYANFHRTQI; from the coding sequence GTGCTGCTCTCCGACCGCGACATCCGTACCGAGCTCGACAACGGACGGATCGAGCTCGATCCCTACGACGACGCGATGATGCAGCCGTCGAGCATCGACGTCCGTCTCGACAAGTTCTTCCGCGTCTTCGAGAACCACCGTTACCCGCACATCGACCCCGCCGAGGACCAGTCTGACCTCACCAAGGAGGTCACCGCAGCCGACGGGGCGCCGTTCATCCTGCATCCCGGCGAGTTCGTCCTCGGGTCGACCTACGAGCGCGTCGCGCTGCCGGTCGACGTGGCGGCGCGGGTCGAGGGCAAGTCGTCTCTCGGACGCCTCGGCCTGCTCACGCATGCGACCGCCGGGTTCGTCGATCCTGGGTTCAACGGCCACGTGACCCTCGAGCTCGCGAACGTCGCGACGCTCCCGATCAAGCTCTACCCGGGCATGAAGATCGGCCAGCTCTGCTTCTTCCGGCTCTCGTCGCCGGCCGAGCACCCGTACGGATCGGAGAAGTACGGCTCGCGCTACCAGGGCCAGCGCGGTCCGACCCCGTCGCGCTCGTACGCGAATTTTCACCGCACGCAGATCTGA
- a CDS encoding SH3 domain-containing protein: MATPGRRKAHRAPRKLLVTRTSSRTRPPKTAARETPQARLEALPLRSTRRRPATLAGLLIAGVATVAASAPQVVTTTAASVGGTTDAGQTHVLASPPSLEQHIAERREVAVSRSSERQALPQARAGLVAGVAEATAEPEEDGESADGSESDSPSTSVSGKPCASGSSVESGLTSNAIKVHRAVCAEFPSVTSYGGVRSGDGGEHGSGRALDIMVSGATGDQIADYVRANASRLGVTEVLWAQQIWTTQRASEGWRSMEDRGSSTANHYDHVHVTVG, from the coding sequence GTGGCTACCCCCGGCCGCAGGAAGGCACACCGCGCGCCACGCAAGCTCCTGGTCACCCGCACGTCGTCCAGGACCCGTCCCCCCAAGACGGCGGCACGCGAGACCCCGCAGGCACGCCTCGAGGCGCTGCCGCTGCGCTCCACCCGTCGTCGGCCCGCGACCCTGGCCGGCCTCCTGATCGCGGGGGTCGCCACCGTCGCCGCGTCCGCCCCGCAGGTGGTCACGACGACCGCGGCGAGTGTCGGCGGGACGACAGACGCAGGCCAGACCCACGTGCTCGCGTCGCCCCCGAGCCTCGAGCAGCACATCGCCGAGCGCCGCGAGGTCGCGGTCAGCCGCTCCAGCGAGCGCCAGGCCCTCCCTCAGGCACGCGCGGGCCTGGTCGCCGGCGTCGCTGAGGCGACCGCCGAGCCCGAGGAGGACGGGGAGTCCGCCGACGGCAGCGAGTCCGACTCGCCGAGCACGTCGGTCTCCGGCAAGCCCTGCGCGAGCGGCTCGTCCGTCGAGAGCGGTCTCACGTCCAACGCGATCAAGGTCCACCGCGCGGTGTGCGCCGAGTTCCCCAGCGTCACGTCGTACGGAGGCGTCCGCTCGGGCGACGGCGGCGAGCACGGCAGCGGACGCGCCCTCGACATCATGGTGAGCGGTGCGACGGGCGACCAGATCGCCGACTACGTCCGTGCCAACGCCTCGCGCCTCGGCGTCACCGAGGTGCTCTGGGCCCAGCAGATCTGGACCACGCAGCGCGCCTCAGAGGGCTGGCGATCCATGGAGGATCGCGGCTCATCGACGGCCAACCATTACGACCACGTCCACGTGACGGTGGGCTGA
- a CDS encoding M28 family peptidase, producing MNKTLTGALGAVVAATLVTTATPAAAIDDVNTSQLRKAVTVNGILKHARALQVIANQNEGTRASGLPGYEASVDYVAKQLRRSGYSVTKQAFTFSFFRSLSDPTLSQVSPTPTDYTTDIFDYSGGGDVTGVVVPATNNVVPATPEPSSTAGCAAGDFTAAPAEPSVALVQRGGCDFADKVDNAVAAGYDAVIIFNEGNPGRTELSIGTLGDPKSVPVVGLSYDDAVALLGQVAAGPVTVNVSTEVETDPNRTTWNVIADLPAKNLKKIKNKDQVVVVGAHLDSVAAGAGINDNGSGTAGILTIAQEMSKLKLTKKLARPVRFAFWGAEEANLLGSEHYVASLTDQQRSKIYANLNFDMIGSPNYVRFVYDGDGSDGGPVGPPGSDVIETVFTDYFDSKGLASDPTAFDGRSDYGPFIAAGIPAGGLFSGAEGIKTEEQAAVYGGTAGEPYDPCYHQACDDITNLSVKSLNELGDAAAHATLTLTKSRSGLFPDGSRKAKAAAAAKAQALSAPSTATRSGHALIR from the coding sequence GTGAACAAAACACTCACCGGAGCCCTGGGAGCGGTGGTCGCCGCAACCCTGGTGACCACCGCGACACCCGCAGCGGCAATCGACGACGTCAACACGAGCCAGCTCCGCAAAGCTGTCACCGTCAACGGCATCCTGAAGCACGCGCGCGCGCTCCAGGTCATCGCCAACCAGAACGAAGGAACGCGCGCATCCGGACTCCCGGGCTACGAGGCCTCCGTCGACTACGTCGCCAAGCAGCTGCGTCGATCGGGCTACTCGGTCACGAAGCAAGCGTTCACGTTCTCGTTCTTCCGGTCGCTCTCCGACCCGACCCTGTCCCAGGTGTCACCCACACCGACCGACTACACGACGGACATCTTCGACTACTCGGGCGGCGGTGACGTCACCGGAGTCGTGGTCCCGGCCACCAACAACGTCGTCCCTGCAACCCCGGAGCCCAGCAGCACCGCGGGCTGCGCCGCCGGCGACTTCACCGCCGCACCGGCAGAGCCCTCGGTCGCGCTCGTCCAGCGCGGCGGCTGCGACTTCGCCGACAAAGTCGACAACGCCGTGGCCGCCGGCTACGACGCCGTGATCATCTTCAACGAGGGCAACCCGGGCCGTACGGAGCTGTCCATCGGCACGCTCGGTGACCCGAAGTCGGTCCCGGTCGTGGGCCTGTCGTACGACGACGCCGTCGCCCTTCTCGGGCAGGTCGCCGCCGGTCCCGTCACCGTGAACGTCTCGACCGAGGTCGAGACCGATCCCAACCGGACCACCTGGAACGTGATCGCGGACCTCCCGGCGAAGAACCTCAAGAAGATCAAGAACAAGGACCAGGTCGTCGTGGTCGGGGCACACCTCGACTCGGTCGCGGCCGGCGCGGGCATCAACGACAACGGCAGCGGCACGGCCGGCATCCTGACGATCGCGCAGGAGATGTCCAAGCTCAAGCTGACCAAGAAGCTCGCCCGCCCGGTGCGCTTCGCGTTCTGGGGAGCAGAGGAGGCCAACCTGCTCGGGTCCGAGCACTACGTCGCCTCGCTCACCGACCAGCAGCGGTCGAAGATCTACGCGAACCTCAACTTCGACATGATCGGCTCGCCGAACTACGTCCGGTTCGTGTACGACGGCGACGGCTCCGACGGCGGCCCTGTCGGACCGCCTGGGTCCGACGTCATCGAGACCGTCTTCACGGACTACTTCGACAGCAAGGGACTGGCCAGCGACCCGACCGCCTTCGACGGACGCTCTGACTACGGGCCGTTCATCGCGGCGGGCATCCCGGCCGGCGGCCTCTTCTCGGGCGCCGAGGGCATCAAGACGGAGGAGCAGGCGGCGGTCTACGGCGGCACGGCCGGTGAGCCGTACGACCCGTGCTACCACCAGGCCTGCGACGACATCACCAACCTCAGCGTGAAGTCGCTCAACGAACTCGGCGACGCCGCCGCGCACGCCACGCTGACGCTGACGAAGTCGAGGTCGGGACTGTTCCCCGACGGCAGCCGCAAGGCCAAGGCGGCAGCGGCCGCCAAGGCGCAGGCGCTCTCCGCGCCGAGCACGGCCACGCGGAGCGGTCACGCCTTGATCCGCTGA
- a CDS encoding Rrf2 family transcriptional regulator, whose translation MRVSTKSDYALRGLIEITSRDDAGPVSAEEIGRQQDIPHGFLQAILADLRRSGIVVSQRGQSGGWRLARPADNITVADVIRAVDGPLVSVYGLRPEAVSYKGGAEVLQHVWIAARASLRDVFESVTIQHLADGILPDAVEALTKDDDAWQPH comes from the coding sequence ATGCGGGTTTCCACCAAGTCCGACTACGCCCTTCGCGGCCTGATCGAGATCACCAGCCGCGATGACGCGGGTCCCGTCTCCGCCGAGGAGATCGGCCGACAGCAGGACATCCCGCACGGGTTCTTGCAGGCGATCCTCGCTGATCTGCGCCGGTCCGGGATCGTCGTGAGCCAGCGCGGCCAGTCCGGCGGCTGGCGCCTCGCCCGCCCGGCCGACAACATCACCGTCGCCGACGTGATCAGGGCGGTCGACGGCCCGCTCGTCAGTGTGTACGGCCTGCGGCCCGAGGCCGTCTCGTACAAGGGCGGCGCGGAGGTCCTCCAGCACGTGTGGATCGCCGCCCGTGCGAGCCTGCGCGACGTGTTCGAGTCGGTGACCATCCAGCATCTCGCCGACGGCATCCTCCCCGATGCGGTCGAGGCGCTCACGAAGGACGACGACGCCTGGCAGCCGCACTGA
- a CDS encoding acyl-CoA dehydrogenase, producing MSHYKSNLRDIEFNLFEVFGRDEVLGTGLFEDLDMVTAKSILSEIDRMAREDLAVSFAEADRTPPVYDPEACTVTMPAGFAKSYKTWMDSEWFRLQLPVELGGQPAPPSLVWSTAELVLGANPAVWMYSAGPNFGSIVYRNGTERDKLIAQHMVDRQWGATMVLTEPDAGSDVGAGRTKAYLQEDGTWHIEGVKRFITSAEHDMSENIIHLVLARPVGIEGVGGPGTKGLSLFVVPKYGFDLETGELDGTRNGAYVTNVEKKMGIKVSTTCEVTFGDPSVGNGAPAKGWLLGEVHDGIAQMFQVIENARMLVGTKAIATLSTGYLNALEYAKERIQGADMLDPAKDAPRVTITHHPDVRRSLMTQKAYSEALRSLVIYTATWQDRVMQAEADGEEDKLAERVNDLLLPIVKGYGSERSWVLLGTESLQTFGGSGFLQEYPIEQYVRDAKIDTLYEGTTAIQGQDLFFRKIVRDQGQAIAHVAQEIQGFIASEAGNGRLKLERELLAKGLEDAQGILGAVFGQMMSANPADGGDPKNVYKVGLNSTRLLMALGDVVCAWLLLRGAEVALEALDGEVSPSDKHFYEGKVAAAQFFARQVLPKLAAEKAIAEAVDLDVMDLDEAAF from the coding sequence GTGAGCCACTACAAGAGCAACCTTCGCGACATCGAGTTCAACCTCTTCGAGGTCTTCGGCCGCGACGAGGTCCTCGGTACAGGTCTCTTCGAGGACCTCGACATGGTCACCGCGAAGAGCATCCTGAGCGAGATCGACCGGATGGCTCGCGAGGACCTCGCCGTGTCGTTCGCCGAGGCCGACCGCACGCCTCCGGTCTACGACCCCGAGGCCTGCACCGTCACGATGCCGGCCGGCTTCGCGAAGAGCTACAAGACGTGGATGGACTCGGAGTGGTTCCGCCTGCAGCTCCCCGTCGAGCTCGGCGGCCAGCCCGCGCCGCCTTCGCTCGTCTGGTCCACGGCGGAGCTGGTGCTCGGCGCCAACCCGGCGGTCTGGATGTACTCGGCCGGCCCGAACTTCGGCTCGATCGTCTACCGCAACGGCACCGAGCGGGACAAGTTGATCGCGCAGCACATGGTCGACCGTCAGTGGGGCGCCACGATGGTCCTCACCGAGCCCGATGCGGGCTCCGACGTAGGCGCCGGCCGCACCAAGGCGTACCTCCAGGAGGACGGCACCTGGCACATCGAGGGCGTCAAGCGCTTCATCACTTCGGCCGAGCACGACATGAGCGAGAACATCATCCACCTGGTGCTCGCCCGCCCGGTCGGCATCGAGGGCGTCGGCGGCCCCGGCACCAAGGGTCTCTCGCTGTTCGTCGTCCCGAAGTACGGCTTCGACCTCGAGACTGGTGAGCTCGACGGCACCCGCAACGGTGCGTACGTCACCAACGTCGAGAAGAAGATGGGCATCAAGGTCTCGACGACGTGCGAGGTCACCTTCGGCGATCCGTCGGTCGGCAACGGCGCACCGGCCAAGGGCTGGCTGCTCGGCGAGGTCCACGACGGCATCGCCCAGATGTTCCAGGTCATCGAGAACGCGCGCATGCTGGTCGGCACGAAGGCCATCGCGACGCTGTCGACTGGCTACCTCAATGCACTCGAGTACGCCAAGGAGCGCATCCAGGGCGCCGACATGCTCGATCCTGCCAAGGACGCCCCGCGCGTGACCATCACGCACCACCCGGACGTGCGTCGCTCGCTCATGACGCAGAAGGCGTACTCCGAGGCGCTGCGTTCGCTGGTCATCTACACGGCGACGTGGCAGGACCGCGTCATGCAGGCCGAGGCCGACGGCGAGGAGGACAAGCTCGCCGAGCGCGTCAACGACCTCCTGCTGCCGATCGTCAAGGGCTACGGCTCCGAGCGGTCCTGGGTCCTGCTGGGCACCGAGTCGTTGCAGACCTTCGGCGGCTCGGGCTTCCTCCAGGAATACCCAATCGAGCAGTACGTCCGCGACGCCAAGATCGACACCCTGTACGAGGGCACCACGGCGATCCAGGGTCAGGACCTCTTCTTCCGCAAGATCGTCCGGGACCAGGGGCAGGCCATCGCGCACGTCGCTCAGGAGATCCAGGGCTTCATCGCCTCCGAGGCCGGCAACGGCCGCCTCAAGCTCGAGCGCGAGCTGCTCGCCAAGGGGCTGGAGGACGCCCAGGGCATCCTCGGCGCGGTCTTCGGTCAGATGATGTCGGCGAACCCGGCCGACGGTGGCGACCCGAAGAACGTCTACAAGGTGGGGCTCAACTCCACCCGCCTCCTCATGGCACTCGGCGACGTCGTCTGCGCGTGGCTGCTGCTGCGCGGGGCCGAGGTCGCTCTCGAGGCGCTCGACGGTGAGGTCTCGCCGTCGGACAAGCACTTCTACGAGGGCAAGGTCGCCGCGGCGCAGTTCTTCGCTCGCCAGGTGCTCCCGAAGCTTGCCGCCGAGAAGGCGATCGCCGAGGCCGTCGATCTCGACGTGATGGACCTCGACGAGGCCGCGTTCTGA
- a CDS encoding type II toxin-antitoxin system VapC family toxin, whose amino-acid sequence MFVLDASAALGLLFDDEDGEVAEVAFRTGQRAVVPPLFLQEISNAVAVAVRRGRLARDDAPEVLARLTRLPIHVSPAIPHGQVLLELALALEISSYDATYLALALGEEIPLVTADQALSRAAASLDVSLTP is encoded by the coding sequence GTGTTCGTCCTCGACGCCTCGGCCGCGCTTGGCCTGCTGTTCGATGATGAGGACGGTGAGGTGGCGGAGGTGGCGTTTCGGACCGGACAGCGGGCCGTCGTCCCGCCGCTGTTCCTCCAGGAGATCTCCAACGCCGTCGCTGTCGCGGTCCGACGGGGACGGCTGGCGCGAGACGACGCGCCCGAGGTTCTTGCGCGCCTCACGCGACTTCCGATCCACGTCTCGCCCGCGATCCCGCACGGCCAGGTGCTTCTCGAGCTCGCGCTCGCTCTCGAGATCTCCTCGTACGACGCGACCTACCTCGCACTCGCACTCGGTGAGGAGATCCCGCTCGTCACTGCCGACCAGGCGCTGTCGAGAGCCGCAGCCTCGCTCGACGTCTCGCTCACCCCTTGA
- a CDS encoding type II toxin-antitoxin system Phd/YefM family antitoxin encodes MTANAHEIGAYEAKTRLSALLDQVEHGDTVTITKHGRPVARLVPIGDASWTPIEVVLDDLRHRRVPGRDGDLSIREMIDEGRA; translated from the coding sequence ATGACGGCGAACGCACACGAGATCGGCGCGTACGAGGCCAAGACACGCCTGTCCGCTCTTCTCGACCAGGTAGAGCACGGCGACACGGTCACGATCACCAAGCACGGTCGTCCGGTCGCCCGGCTCGTCCCGATCGGCGATGCCTCGTGGACCCCGATCGAGGTCGTCCTCGACGACCTTCGCCACCGCCGGGTGCCTGGCCGAGACGGTGACCTCTCGATCAGGGAGATGATCGACGAGGGTCGGGCCTAG
- a CDS encoding RNA polymerase sigma factor, with protein sequence MSIHAGDRLDPRADHGTWAQLRTGSEAAFGELFSRYGDAVYNFAFRRVACWATADDVTQATFVALWRRASEGRVEELRGDSARSVLLAMASQECANALRGRRRLAALRRKVPAEEVDRDHADGVAADVDSERRMREIRAVVNHLPAGQRAVVELVWWSGCSMQEAADALGVPVGTVKSRLARARARLGEQSVIVRREELA encoded by the coding sequence GTGAGCATCCATGCAGGAGACCGCCTCGACCCGCGCGCCGACCACGGGACGTGGGCTCAGCTCCGTACGGGCAGCGAGGCGGCCTTCGGTGAGCTGTTCTCCCGGTACGGCGACGCCGTCTACAACTTCGCGTTCCGGCGCGTGGCGTGCTGGGCGACCGCCGACGACGTCACGCAGGCCACGTTCGTGGCGCTGTGGCGGCGGGCGAGCGAGGGCCGGGTCGAGGAGCTGCGAGGCGACTCGGCGCGGAGCGTGCTGCTCGCGATGGCGTCGCAGGAGTGCGCCAACGCACTGCGTGGACGGCGCCGGCTCGCCGCCCTGCGGCGCAAGGTGCCCGCCGAGGAGGTCGACCGCGACCACGCCGACGGGGTCGCGGCCGACGTCGACAGCGAGCGGCGGATGCGGGAGATCCGCGCGGTGGTCAACCACCTGCCGGCAGGCCAGAGGGCCGTCGTCGAGCTCGTCTGGTGGTCGGGTTGCTCGATGCAGGAGGCCGCCGACGCGCTCGGCGTGCCCGTCGGCACCGTGAAGTCCCGCCTCGCCCGCGCCCGCGCGCGACTCGGCGAGCAGTCCGTGATCGTGCGACGAGAGGAACTGGCATGA
- a CDS encoding SDR family oxidoreductase has product MKIALITGANRGIGFAAARRLARDGHHVIVASRNAADGEEAAQLLVEEGHSASSLPLDVTEPAQIRSAAAHIGEEFGHLDVLVNNAGILPEATEAEPGSILDRAMFEKTFATNVFGPVAVSSAFLPLLRKSAAGRIVNVSSTMGSLTDQSDPESPYYPMVLPAYQASKAALNNVTVALAKALAQTPIKVTSVCPGWVQTDLAPGNREQAPTTTEAAAEVIGAAATLPEDAASGTFVDAGGTVPW; this is encoded by the coding sequence ATGAAGATCGCACTCATCACCGGCGCCAACAGAGGAATCGGGTTCGCCGCTGCACGCCGCCTCGCGAGGGACGGTCACCACGTGATCGTGGCGTCGCGCAACGCGGCGGACGGCGAGGAGGCGGCGCAGCTCCTGGTCGAGGAAGGACACTCCGCCAGCAGCCTCCCCTTGGACGTCACCGAGCCAGCCCAGATCCGGTCGGCGGCCGCCCACATCGGTGAGGAGTTCGGGCACCTCGACGTGCTGGTCAACAACGCCGGCATCCTCCCCGAGGCGACCGAGGCCGAACCGGGGAGCATTCTGGACCGCGCGATGTTCGAGAAGACCTTCGCCACGAACGTCTTCGGGCCCGTCGCGGTCTCGTCCGCCTTCTTGCCGTTGCTGCGCAAGAGCGCGGCTGGCCGGATCGTCAACGTCTCGAGCACGATGGGATCGCTGACCGACCAGTCCGATCCCGAGTCGCCGTACTACCCGATGGTGCTGCCGGCGTACCAAGCCTCGAAGGCCGCCCTGAACAACGTCACGGTCGCGCTGGCGAAGGCGTTGGCGCAGACACCGATCAAGGTCACGTCCGTGTGCCCCGGATGGGTCCAGACCGATCTCGCTCCCGGCAACCGCGAGCAGGCACCCACGACGACCGAGGCCGCAGCCGAGGTGATCGGTGCGGCGGCCACACTCCCCGAGGACGCCGCGTCAGGCACCTTCGTCGATGCCGGGGGGACGGTCCCGTGGTGA